Within Candidatus Zixiibacteriota bacterium, the genomic segment ATGGAAAACCAAGCGCTATGGCATGAACGCGACATCTCTCATTCATCGGTTGAACGCATTATTATCCCTGATTCCTGCATCCTTATGGATTATGCGCTGTTCAAATTTGAGGGTATTCTTAAGGGTTTGGTTATCAACAAAAAGCGGATGAAGGAAAATGTTTATTCGGGCGGCGGTTTAGTATTTTCTCAGAGGGTTTTGCTGGCGCTTATCTCGAAGATGCCAAGCAGGGAAGAGGCATACAAAACAGTCCAGACCTTGGCGATGAAAGCCCGCAATACAGGCGGAAGCTTTTACGACCTTGTTAGCGGCTCATCGGAAATAGGCGGATTTTTATCCGAGAAGGAGATTGAAGATTGTTTCGATGTTGGTTATTTTACTAAAAAATCGGATTACATAATTAGAAGGGCGGTGAGATAATGGCGCGTGAGGGATTTATATTCTTTTTACCATTTGTGGTTATAGCCGTGATATTTTTCTATCTATTTAATAGATATACTAACATGGCTTTCATTTACTTGGGTGTTATATCATTTGTTCTTGCCTGCGCATTCATATTGTTTTTCCGCGACCCGGTCAGGAAAATACCAGCAGGCGACGATTTGATTGTTTCGCCCGCTGATGGCAAAATATTGAATATCGTTGATACAGGCGACCAAACTGTGATTACAATATTTTTATCGATTTTGGATGTTCATATTAACAGGATTCCCGTTAATGGCAAGGTTGTAAGGCTAAAATACAAACCGGGGAAATTCTTAGCCGCTTTTAGAGAAGCCGCTTCCGATGTTAATGAGCGTTTTGAAATAGAAATATCTACCGATAAGGGTAATGTAACAGTTCACCAGATTGCCGGTGTTTTGGCAAGGCGCGTTGTTTGCCGTCTTAAGGATAATCAAACCGTTGTCAAGGGCGACAGGTTTGGCATGATACGATTTGGCAGCAGGGTGGATTTGTTTATTCCCGGCTCATCGCGAGTTGATGTTAAAAAAGGGGATAAGGTTAAAGGCGGCGAAACTATAATGGGGAAATTGCTTTGAATGGTTATCGTCAAATATTTCCGGGGTTATTTACGATGGGCAATCTGTTTTGCGGGTATGCCTCGATATTAGCCAGCATGCGCGGCGAGAATTTAACCGAAGCCGCTTGGCTGATTATTTTTGCCGCATTTTTCGATTTTCTCGATGGCTTAGTTGCCCGCTTATCGAAAGGCGCCTCGCGTTTTGGTGTAGAGCTTGATTCCTTAGCCGATATTGTTTCGTTTGCGGTTGCTCCGGCAGTCCTGCTTTATTCATTCAAGATGATAGAATTCGGTAATTGGGGCTGGTTTATAGGCTTCTCTTTCATCATGGCGGGCGCTTATCGTTTGGCAAGATATAATCTTGATGCAAAGATTGAAACCAAAGGCAATTTCCTTGGCTTACCGGTGCCGATTGCAGCGATTGCTATCGCCTCATTTGTGATATTTTGCGACCATCTGTGGGGCGAAATAAGACTTGACCGATTCCTGTTAATTATGATAATACTGTTTTCAGCGCTGATGGTATCGACTATTGAATATGAAACAATGCCCCGGTTCGATTTTTCAATCAAAAAGAACCGGATTAAGATGATTATATTGGTAAGCGCTGGGATGCTTTTGATGATTAAAACGCGGCTTTTGATGTTTCCGTTTGTTGCCGGCTACATAATATGGGGAATTGTAAAATTGCTTGCCAGCTTAATAGAAAAAGGCGTTCATAATGATGATGATAATCAGTCTGAAAAATCATTGAAAAAGAATAAAAGCGCAGAGGAGTAGATGAGTAAATATACGGCAAAAGTTGAAGTCAAATTTAAAAGCGGAGTTTTAGACCCTCAGGGGGAAACTATTAAAAATGCGCTGTACAACCTTGATTACAACATGGTTGAATCTGTTAAAACCGGCAAAGTGTTTTGGATAGATTTGGAATCGGATTCAACCTCGAAAGCTTTGAAAACAGTAAATGAATTAACCGATAAGCTTTTGGCGAATCCGATAATCGAGAAATTTGAGGTGGAGATAGAGAAATGAAATTCGGCGTGGTTATATTCCCGGGTTCCAATTGCGATTATGATTCGTATCAGGCGGTTAAATCAACCGGCATCGGCGAGGTGCAATATCTTTGGCATGCCGATAAATCGCTTGATGGTGTTGATGTGGTGATCCTTCCCGGCGGCTTTTCATACGGCGATTACCTTCGTTCGGGAGCTATTGCGCGCTTTTCGCCGATTATGAAATCGGTAATCGATTTCGCCAATAATGGCGGCGCAGTAATAGGTATTTGCAACGGTTTCCAAGTGCTTTTGGAGGCGGGATTACTTCCTGGGGCTATGCGTAAAAATTTGGGAATGAGGTTTGTCTGTCAGGATGTTTACCTGAATGTTGCCAACCGCGATACGAGATTTACTAAAAACTGCCCGGACGAGAAGCTTCTCAAAATCCCCATCGCTCATGCTGAGGGGAATTATTTTGCCGATGAAGATACTATAAATGAACTTAATGAAACTAATCGCATTTTATTCAGGTATTGTAATAAGGATGGCGAAATTACCGAAGAGGCCAATCCTAATGGGGCTCAGCAAAATATCGCCGGAATTATCAATAAGGAGGGCAATGTGCTGGGCATGATGCCTCATCCGGAAAGAGCTTGTGATATGCTATTAGGTTCGCAGGATGGACGGTTTATTTTCGAATCAGTTGCAGGAGAGCAGGATAAATGAAAAAGAGGGAAGTGGTGTTTTTGACTGTCGCCTTAGTGTTAGGCGCTGTTATTGGCGGACTGTTAGGCGAACTAATCGGCTCTTTTCTGCCGGATGGAGCGGTTAAAACGCTGTTTATTGAATCGATTGAGATAGGCTTCAAGACGTTTACTGTGGAACTTTATGCTCTCAGTTTTACGCTTGGATTAATGGTAAAAATAAATTTTGTTTCTGTCTTGATGATTATTTTTGTTATTGTATATTTCAGATGGTGGTATATTTAGAGAAGCGTTGTTGTCAGAAGTAACTTTTGACAACACAATAAAAAAGGCGGTTGTCAGAAGTAACTTTTGACCGTACGTAAGATATGAGAGGTGAATATGTTTGATTATATACTGATTGGCACGCCTGGCCCGACAGAACTGATTGTTATTCTATTGTTGGTTCTGGTATTATTCGGCGCCAAACGAATCCCGGAAATCGCTCAGGGATTAGGCAAAGGAATCCGCGAGTTTAAAAAGTCGATGAGCGACATTCAGGGCGAAATAGAATCCCCCGAAAAGGAGAAGAAGGCAGACCAACCATCAGAGAAAAAAGAAGACGACAAAAATGGCTGAGAATAATCAACGCCCGATTTTTACTGAAAACGCTATTCAAGCTATAGCCAAAGTTCTCAACAACGCCGAAGTCTCAAGCCTTCAGGACCACTGGCGAATCAAGGTGGTTAATCCGCAGGAGCATCGGCACCTGTCGATAGATATTTATCCCCGGGCGAGTCTATCAAAGAAAAAGAAGGGCGCTTTGGTTTCAGTTTATGCCCTTAACAGCCATTTACAGCTTCATGAGTGCCGCGGTTTTATTATCTCTGATGAACTTGGCGAGGTTACTTTTATAAGCCATGCCGATAGCACAC encodes:
- the purS gene encoding phosphoribosylformylglycinamidine synthase subunit PurS, whose protein sequence is MSKYTAKVEVKFKSGVLDPQGETIKNALYNLDYNMVESVKTGKVFWIDLESDSTSKALKTVNELTDKLLANPIIEKFEVEIEK
- the purQ gene encoding phosphoribosylformylglycinamidine synthase subunit PurQ, translating into MKFGVVIFPGSNCDYDSYQAVKSTGIGEVQYLWHADKSLDGVDVVILPGGFSYGDYLRSGAIARFSPIMKSVIDFANNGGAVIGICNGFQVLLEAGLLPGAMRKNLGMRFVCQDVYLNVANRDTRFTKNCPDEKLLKIPIAHAEGNYFADEDTINELNETNRILFRYCNKDGEITEEANPNGAQQNIAGIINKEGNVLGMMPHPERACDMLLGSQDGRFIFESVAGEQDK
- the pssA gene encoding CDP-diacylglycerol--serine O-phosphatidyltransferase → MNGYRQIFPGLFTMGNLFCGYASILASMRGENLTEAAWLIIFAAFFDFLDGLVARLSKGASRFGVELDSLADIVSFAVAPAVLLYSFKMIEFGNWGWFIGFSFIMAGAYRLARYNLDAKIETKGNFLGLPVPIAAIAIASFVIFCDHLWGEIRLDRFLLIMIILFSALMVSTIEYETMPRFDFSIKKNRIKMIILVSAGMLLMIKTRLLMFPFVAGYIIWGIVKLLASLIEKGVHNDDDNQSEKSLKKNKSAEE
- a CDS encoding phosphatidylserine decarboxylase; translation: MAREGFIFFLPFVVIAVIFFYLFNRYTNMAFIYLGVISFVLACAFILFFRDPVRKIPAGDDLIVSPADGKILNIVDTGDQTVITIFLSILDVHINRIPVNGKVVRLKYKPGKFLAAFREAASDVNERFEIEISTDKGNVTVHQIAGVLARRVVCRLKDNQTVVKGDRFGMIRFGSRVDLFIPGSSRVDVKKGDKVKGGETIMGKLL
- the tatA gene encoding twin-arginine translocase TatA/TatE family subunit produces the protein MFDYILIGTPGPTELIVILLLVLVLFGAKRIPEIAQGLGKGIREFKKSMSDIQGEIESPEKEKKADQPSEKKEDDKNG